From Populus alba chromosome 16, ASM523922v2, whole genome shotgun sequence:
TATGCAGTCCTTGTGCTTACAGCAATAATTGTGCAGAAATACTTGAGCCCATTATATCCTTGCTTCATGTCCTTCTCTTCGAAGAGGCGTCGAAGACActgaaaatttgaaaagagaGCTGTAAGTGCCAACCCTAACCTAATAAGTTACAATTTCAGAGCAACTCATGCATACCTGAAGGAGACGAGACCAGTAAGGAATCACAGCAACAATGAAATAGAAAGTGCTGTATATATTACTGGTTTTACAGGTATTTTGTCTCCGTTTATAGTCTCCCCAGCCATAGTAGCATATGTAGAATTCAAAGCTTCTAAGGGCTTGCACCTGTATTCAAACAATGAGGGATGCTCGTTATCAAAGTGGCAGTACTTGTATGGTGATTTAAGGCATATAAAGCATTGGTTTCTCTACTGACCTGGCTAGTTAACTGGTCAGCCAAGAAGAAATCTTGGAAGGAGACCTGCAATTgagaaataatagataaataggTTGATCCCTTTTATATTTCCTACTCTACTATAAGTGTGACTAATTACCTTGTATAGAGGAGCACAGATGCAGTGAAACAAACTTGTGATAAAGAAGAAGCGACTTGTACGATATATAAAGTTGAAAGGGAAGAAGCATATGATAAGTACAAGCTGCAAAGACCAGGGGAAAAGGAACTGGTTGAGCATACTGCAAATGCATTTATAAATTTTGGCAGGGGAACTAGCAGGTATGTTGGATTGCTCCACTTTTCTTACCACAACCAAACCTAGAGGTACAAGTTCTGTTAATGCTTTGTAATCTTTCGTTCTGGGATCCATTTCCATGTCAAGGTTTGCAAGCACGCTGGCTAGCGCCAACACTGCCAGACCAAAGCCTAACATCAAAACATCTCGATAACCCAGCTCTGTTCCTTGTTTGAAGCCAAATATGAAGGTATAATTGATCCGATACCGCCTCCAGAAGTATATATTGGCAGCATACATAAGCATATGTAGAACAACAAATGCAAACAGGCTGCAAACAAGTATGAAATGACTTGTTAAATAAACTGCTAAGGTTTATCATGAGAAAGACAATACGGGGTTCTGTTAATTCTTGATTCCCTTAATTTGCAAAGGTGGTGTATAAATTAGGAAGCGCAGATGCTTCGAAACCCCTCTCTGTAACATACCTGTAAAGAGGAAACATGTTTTCCATGTACCGGTGTTTCCCTTCCTTATTCAGAAGATCTCGAACATGTATGATTAATACAAGAGCTAGAACGAGAGCCAATGTGCAACCAACAAATAGGCCTGGAAAAGTTCCCACAAAACAGATTCAGTAACAAAAGTAATCAGAGAAAATTGGCCTTGAAAGTTCAGATTACTTTTATTTAGACTCTTACCAATGGAAAATGATATCCTATGTCTTTCTTTCTTAGCTTTTGGTCTTAATGTGTCCATAGCTTTCCTTCGGTTTGAATTGGAGAAGTGCTTGGTGAAAGTTAATTCAACTCTCTCCATGAGCTTGATTACCTGCAACAGCACATCCACAAATCAGATTACAAAGGTTTAGAACATAGAAGAATGAATTCATGGACATTGATTCTTGACCGCCATGAATAGATATTATCTTACGTCATCAGAGCTGCCAAGATGGGAGAAATCCATCATGTTCCTAAAGCTATTTAATGTGCGCTTTGACGTAATCTGCGATGATGAGAACAAAACAGAAAGTCAGGTTGGTGTTAACTTCTAATAACAAAGCTTAGCATATGATGGGAGGGAGATCTGTAAACAGGGAATCTACCTTGTCAGATTTCTTCACTATTTTTGAAAATGCTTGAATATTCAAGTAGCTGTTTTCAAATGCAAACAAGAGAATTTAGTAGAAGTTAAGGAAAGAGGAATAGAGCATCTCCAGACTATAATCCAGATAGCCAAAAAAGCAAGTTTATGAACAAAATTTATTACCTATAGTTCTTTAGAAGCTGAAGCTTGTAGTAAAATTCATTGAAAGCCAGCTTGAGTTGTTTTTCAGCtttctttagatttttcttaCTAAACTTTGGCTCAGTTTGATTAGAAATGTCGAAGAAGCCTTTGATGGTTGAACGAGGAGTTTCAGGagatcttttcaatttcacatgATTAAGTAGTTCTGATGAAGCTGCTTTCCATCTACTGCTGTTCTTTAGTTTCTTTTCATGAATCTCTCCACGCATAGAATTGGTGTGCTTATCATTTGTGCCATCATTTAAGTCATCTAGTTGCCTTCGATTCGACTGTCCAGCCTCTATAACATCCATGGAGATAATTCCTGCAGATGAAGCAGGATATATCAGTTCAAATAACCGAAAAAGAACCAATAATTTTTCGattgaaaaaagtaaaatgCAGAACTGAAAATTGCTAGCTCCATGATAAGAACTTACTACTTGATccagcagcagcaacatcagAACCGAGACGATTCGAGTCACCATACTTATTAAACAATCCCTGTAAGTTCTCCGCTTTTACACGAAAGGCAATCAAAGCATCCATTTGCTTACTCAACATTTCAGCTTCATCCATCACCTCTTGCACCTTAGACTTGTAAAACCTGTCAACCTTATCAAACTCATCGCCAAGCCTTTTCAAGAACACTATTTCAGGTTCACCTCCTCCCTCGGCAGCCATGAGAAAAAATGTTTCATAACTTTCAAAGGCATTTCGTTTCAAAGAATTCTCCCGAATGGCTTGGTTTTCAATGTCCTCAGAGCCTGCAGAATGCTTCTGCCTTTGTATTAGACCACTGAAAGTTCTGTAAAGAGTTAAAGCTCGGTTCAGGTCACCTTGTTGCCTCTTTCTTTGCTTCATACGCTTGATGTCTTTCAAAAGGGTCTTTAAATCATCATAATCCATGTAAGCTTCTTCCCATTCTGGCACCATTTGGGAGGCAAATTCCTTCCCAAACTTCATGTTTGAAAAACAGACGaagtttcttgaaattttattgtgTCTATATGGATCTTCTTCAAAACGAATGAAAGCAACCTAATGAGAGACGTTCTGCTCAAGTCTCTATCTTATACGTTCTCATATTTTCACTGTTTTTCCAGCTTCCATGAATCTGATGTACAATTGGATCCTTTGAGCATCAATAATTTGACTATCTTAAAAACATTTCTGACCttcaactaataatattttttttctccctttttgtCCTACTTTACACCATGATTGACTTCCTGTCTCTTTCcttcatttattgttttaaatgagGCTTGCCCTACTAATACAAATAATTGACAACGTGTTTGTTCTGATACATGATGCTATATAGGTTGATGGGCTCTCTTCCAAGCTTCAAACAAATTGCAAAGACCTTTTGATTCggttatttttcatgttttttaccCCACTGGAGTGACCTGTCTTTTGATTCGGTCATTTTTCAGCTAGTTGACAGGTCTTTTGATTCGGttatttttcaggttttttaCCCCACTGGAGTGACCTGTCTTTTGATTCGGTCATTTTTCACCTTGTTGACAGGTTTTTTACCCCAGTTGGGTGACCTGTCTTTTACTTGTAATCTTCCATCATTAGCATCCTCGTCCTTATATCATGTGTCCTCGTCCTTGTCAGGTGTTGCCAACCATGATCATGTCTTTTACGTTCTTCCAAAATCTTTCTTGCCGTCAGTGGGCCAATATTTCTTTCTTGCCTAGTGCTGCTTGTCACTGCACTGCGCAAGTGGGCCTATTATACCCATGCGCAGCTTCCAGGTGATGCGTGGTgcaaaaatggataaaaaaaacatagctatTATTCATTCAGCTTGCTTAAAACAATCAAGGACACTTTCTTAAATTTGAGAGTAAGAAATTAAGggcagaaaagaaaattattgctCATATAGTGGCAACAAACAAATAGATCTAATCCAACAAACAAATTTGAGAGTAAGAAATTTAAGAGCAGAAAAGAAAATTGCTCATATGGTGGCAAAATGGTCTTCTCTTCATTCAGCTTGCTTAAAACAATCAAGGACACTTTCTTAAATTTGAGAGTAAGAAATTAAGggcagaaaagaaaattattgctCATATAGTGGCAACAAACAAATAGATCTAATCCAACAAACAAATTTGAGAGTAAGAAATTTAAGAGCAGAAAAGAAAATTGCTCATATGGTGGCAAAATGGTCTTCTCTTCATTCAGCTTGCTTGAAACAATTAATGACACTTTCTTAAATTTGAGAGTAAGAAatttaagagaagaaaaagaaaactattgcTCATATGGTTGGTATTGCTCATATGGTGGCAACAAACAAATAGATCTAATTCAACAAACAAATTCGTTCATATACTCTCTCTATGCTGGCTCACATAAAGCAAATGTGAGAATTTCCAACtaaaaagcttttttaaacTTCGTTGATCATTAACTCAAACCACCAGGCAACAGACTTTTGGCTGGTGGAAGCAGAGCAACTGCTCCTCGCTCAGGCTTTGAGTACTTCCTGAACACAGACTGAAGTCTGTGTTCCGCGGCTTTCGAATGGAAATACACCAGCAATCCAGCACAATCCCTGATTTTAAGACAAAGAAATATaccaaaatcaaaatgaaatcaGACTGTGGACCGGTGAAATCTTGCTGGTGGATAAGTTAAATAAAGACTTACTTAAGTTGAGGTTCTGAGAAACCAGTGTGCTTCTCAAGGGTCTCAGTCCAGGAAGGGGTTTTATTTAGAGTGCATCGAGCCACATATACTGCTGAGGCAGCAACCATTGATGGACAAAACATGACTGTGTCATAATGCATCAAGCCCAACTCAGCTAGAAAATAGACCATGTTCTCCATCTAGACAAGTCAAAAACAGCAATTGTAGATATATAATTAGTAACCTTGGATATGGCCAGATAgcagaaaaaaattatactaaaaGGGCGATCATTAGACTTAGAGTTTTCTAACTCACTCCCTTCTCAGGAATTGATGCCTTAATGAAGCGAGCAAGGAAAACATAGTGTGTAGGCACTGTCAGTGTCCATTCCAGGTTTGCCAATATAGTCTTCTCCATAACTAGAATCTGTTCATGAGTGTAAGCTCTGTCTGAAATGCACACCAAGTCATTGACCTGAAAGTTTCAATTCATCAAACACTTAACTTTCTGGAAAAATAATCTACCTGATCAATTAAAGAACGAAAAAATGATATGCGAGGTTTTTTTATTACCTCAGGAGCCCATATCTCTTCATACTTTGAGGCCATAAGCGTGGCACTCATGCCCACAAGCTGCAATTCCTTTCTGGGAACAGTCTTCACAGAAAGGAATCTATCAATGATATTGATTGTGAGATAAAGAGTTTCGGGTGAGAGCTCAAACTTGTGCTGCACGTCAATCAACCAATCCACAAGAATGGCTCTCATTTTCTCATTAATCTCGGGCTGCCTGTCCATGTAGTCATTGGGCCGGCTCTCATTCTGCAAAACAATATCAACAAACACCAGAACATTATACAAGCAGTCAAGCACACACAAAGGAACTTGTAAATGTCATGCACTCTTTATACAAACCTCAACTAGCTTGTAGAACTTGTAGATGTCCTCGACGTATTCCACCCCAGCCAAATCATTGTTAACATCTGCTGCATCAATGTCAATAACCTGCCCCTTTGGTTTGTTTGCAACACCACAAGCAGCCTGAAACAAGTACCAAGTTAGCACAAGAAAACCCACAAGAAAGCCCTGTATACTAACAAAAAGTTGCAATAATAATCACCTTGCTTCTAGCAGTGAGGACAGAAGAAAGAGTTGGCttgttcttctttgtagatccttctccttcctttttcttgttCCCTGGCTTCTCTTCAGTATCAGGGCTTATCTCAGTCACCTCTTCAGGCTTTGGTTTCACAGTAACTTTCTTCTGAGCTGGCTTTCTCACTGCAACTTTTCTAGCCTCTGCGGCCACTCCATCAACACCAGCAGCAGGCACTTTTTCCGCTTTGACACATACTTGTTTCTGCATTCAAAGAAAACCCAGAATCCTACTCAGTCCAGAAATCAAACACACCTAGAATCTAAAATCTGCAGTCTATCAATTTTAACACTAACAACGGGTCAAAAAAGATTATTGAACCTTGTTGTTCTCTGCAGCTGCCGCAGCTTGAGCATTGGCAAGCAGTTGAGCACCGAAACTcctaataaaagaacaaaaatatcaGCCAAGAAGGAGCAACTTGGACTACGATTGCTCTTCTTTTAGTCTAAAAAGACTATTGAACCTAAAATCAGCCAATTTTGACtacaaaaaacaccaaatgGGTTACTGAAAGATAGAGAGAGGAACCTTGTGACGGGGCGATGAGGCTGCTGTTTGCCTTCTATTCCTCGAACTGTAACAAGATTACCAATATCGCCAAGAACCCGGCGGTTTTTTCCTTCAGCCGCTGCTGCCATTTTCTTCACATTCTTGTTTACACCTACAACTGCTTCACCTGTGGCAGATTATCAGTCATTAGAATCCATCATCTACTCATTGTAAACCAGGATTCaacaaacatataataaaatattgaaagaaatgaaCTCTAGAGGGAAACAAAAAAAGGTCACTTAGTCAGTCTTTTGTTTTCTCTGGTGggtttcctttatttttctcagTAACCAAACATATACTATAGCGAAAACAAACCAAAGAGGAAAGAGagaaacgaaaaagaaaaatcgaCCCCCAAGATCTAATCTTTTTCATCAAACAACAGTACAAAGTAAAACCCATATAAAGATTGTAATCAATCAATTCTGTAACTAAAAACACCCAAAAGGAAAACAAtagatctattttaaaaataaacaaataaaacgagataaaaattaaagaatcatCACGgataccaaaaaataataaataaaaacaaaataaaaacaacaagaaacaacAGATTTAAATGTAATCACATCTGGGCCCAATCCTATTATCaaaatgattaatcaaaaacCACTAAAGAGAGACCCCATTATGAAGAAGAATGAAAAGAACCCATtactattttattcaatcattgaccaagaaacaaagaagaagaaccaaataatgacaataaatcagagaaagaaaatcaaaatacctCTGATTGCTTGTTGTTGCTGAACCCTTGAAGCCATTTTAGattgattaaagaaaaactCTTACTCTTCCAGCTTCTCTCTCtaaatttctcttcttctctctgaGCAATGTCTTGATTTcagagaaaattttgagagatAGGGAAATAGTAATAAAGGGAGAAAAACCCTTCTCTTTTTGAAGCTGAGGAGCCAACGCTTCACTTCCAACGGTcgaatttattttgattttgattcgtTGGATCAAGGTTTGATCCTACGATCTGGAGAGCGCCAGAGTTTTATAGCCGTTGGTGTTTGGGATAAAGTTAccttttgtgttaaaatattatacaaggTAAGAAAGGAAGGATCTGCTAATTACATCGTAAGTTTAATGTAAATTCCGTGCTACGAGCTATATTGGCCGACAGCGTACATGAATTTGCCACGTTTCCATTAATGGTTGTAGTTTGATGGAGATTCGGTGATATGAGTGTAAAGGTCGATTTTTTCAGACAAATACCTCTTTtacttcgttttttttttattggagagtgagttgatattttttttttttagcctagAAATAAATAATCtcgtaaaatattttcatcaatttcaaatatatttttttagctataaaATAGTTTACATtgattaatttaagatttttaaataaaaaaaatattagaaataaaaaaaatattaaacagaaatatatattatgattagGACAATCTCCATCGAGATTAagtctttctttatatttttcagctcaaattctcagaaaatttattaaatttattaaatgaaatcttaaaatcaaatttactttTTCCCTTGGACTTTAAAgttaatattcaaaaaactaaGTTGAAcgaaaaaatctatttattttgatgtttattgtagttaaaaaaatttaattttgattaactaaaaaaatatttttttattttaaaattattatattgtcaacatttaataaaaaaatagtcttttaatatataatatgatatgcgcttttatcttaatttaattagaatgaaagagagTACAAAAGCATGTACAAATGGTcaaatacacttttttttttctatatctttttggagaaaataaaataattattttataataaatatatccaTAAACAAAATCTGTCATGGCCCATCAAATCACACAAAGCATGTCCCAATTCACCTAAATTGTTATTAAAGCCCATCTGAAAAATATCCATGGCAGCACACCAACACTAACCAAGCTAACATCTCCatgtcctttatttttttttttttcaagattaatgatgcattgatcattatttttaaagaaatgtttttaaattaatttttgtattaaatgagattaaaaaaaattatttaaacaaattttaaaacacatcttattttaataagttaaatttgtatataaaaaaaattaagtgttcATTATGTTTTGTGATTATTACATGGTAAATAAATATTGCATGGAAATAAACTTGAATGGTTAGATCATCGAGtcaatccaattttattttttattttttcaatcatgtTTAAACCAAGTCAACCAGATTATTAAAACTctaacctgatttttttttttatcaagtttaaaACAAGACAACTAGATTATTAAAACTCTAGCATGATCAATTGagcttaaaaatataatatgtatgAGGTTCAAGTCCCAAGTTTCATGAGCCTAGtctaagtttaaaaaatacaaattattacaaaaaaaagaatgctCAGCCTTTTCTTGTAATACATGAGGAGAATCATTATGAATTCAATCAGTTTAATGACAATTTTGCTCTTCATTGCTCTTAACAATTACCTTGATATTAAGGGTTGAATCATCATTTCAAAGGCATTCAAATGTCTTTTGTGAATTGATCATGGACAATTTTGTCATTCAATTGTAAAAATGTAAagtaaaaatactattttacccttgaaatttaaaagaaaaaaatcttttgccggggttttttttttttgtctttttatctgcacaataaaataaagcttataccattggttgctgagaaaaatGACCTTGCAGATAGGAGTTTATTCGTTCTTTTTGTATAgtaaaattacataattaacctttgactttttaaatttaaaaaatggctTCGAAGGACATTTTTGTCTTTGCACCATGGTTGTTTTGTAATAATGGTATGCCCTTGAGCCTTTTTTTGTAATTCACCTTATTAAACTATTAATAAATCAGTAAAATATATTGACGCGTACTATGCACATGTCAATGCGTCAGAGTCCTCCGTGCTATTCCGGAGGCGCATGAGAACAATTACGGTGACCACATGATCGTTGTCCCATTTGATGCACAAGGATGTGAAGCAATGTTGGGGTGGCATGTTTGCAAAGGCAGGTAGCAATTTGATgacaatgaatttttttcacttgccttttatttctttctcctGAGCCTTAGTTTTTATGTCGGGTCTTTAAAACTTTAGTTTTGTCcttcattttgtatttattttgggtttggtccgcattctttcaatttatatttgctttaattttaatgcttcttgaaatttatttttttttaatttcatctctctctgcatttaatttaatttaatttttgtatccaatatggtcctcattcttttgatatcTATGTGTTTTatcatttgtatttattttattttattttattttgtcctttataattataattttaatttttttcatattttggtcctcatttttttcattactctttttctattcttttcttcatttattttttttcccaatttaaTCATTGActagtttctttcaattatttttggtGCAAGATTTGGCccttattgtttatttttttgatttttttataattgagagtttttctttgtaattatttttgccTTTTATAAGGTTGTCTCATTCTCATGACCGGATCCACTAGTTTTAATGATTTACCTGGTTTGAGtacgatattttttaaaatcctttttagaattgtttttttattttttttatttgacattaaCTTATTAGGCTATGATCTTTGTGATTTGtccaacttttctttttatgaggtAATCATTATCTCATATCTCAGGTCACGAGTTAGTCGGGTTAACATATGTTGACttggtttctttttaaattgattttttattcgatTTTATTCCTTGCCATTAAATTATTAACCCTCGAGCATTGTCATTTTTTCCACCTTTCTTTACGCAGGGTTATCCTAGATGTAGGATGGTCAAGCATCTCAGTGTCTCCTCCACAAATAAGCAGCTGGTCTAGCTCGATGGTGGTTAAAGTGGCGCATgtagccttttgtttttttttctttatccttcTCTCCTACTTGAATTTAGTGttggtcttaaaaaaaaaaaaaatcaaagcaacccCTAGGGTTTGTTATACTTAAGATTTCATCCTTATTCTCTTCactacaatttttaaaatttaaaataatttatggaaTTAAAGGGTTTTTTCAATTCCACCATTGTTCTCTTTATTGcaaactttttaattaagaatattttattcaattaagattttttttttaatttcaccccaaTAAATATATTCACTTATTAGATTtggttcttgttctttttattgtgatttttttagatggtttttgcaatttgttttttagcaattgcatcattcttttgttttttttcctgacaaatccattttttttaatttgttttattattttgaccttgcaagatatttttagattgatttttttttaatttcattatccaatatttattttgataggtGTTAAGCGTTTTAGTTGAGTCCGAGTCTAGAATTTAACAGTTTAGAAGTTTAAGAAATTAACTCTGATTTATGAAGTTGACACAAACACAAGTTTTCgtggttttttttgcttttttgaaaGCTTTTTTTTCCATCCTTTATCATTgtcttcatatttattttgcaaaaaaaaataaaaatccatagCATAACTTGAACCGCGTATTCTAACCACTCCTGAGCATATTGTTacagtttctttttaaaatattttttcgctcaaaaatatattaaaataatattttttattttaaaaaaattatttttaatatcaccataacaaaatatttaaatcaaacaaatattaacttttttaaaaaaaaataaataaaaaatataagcatTAGCGCCATAGATTTGTGCCGTGCGGACTTTGCTTGGTATATGAATAAGGCTTGCAAAGTGAAATTACGAACCTAAACAAGGTCTTTAAACGTTTTGCTTGTGATTGCTTTGAGAGGTGATTATAATTTGCATTCATGCTACAAATGACAAGCCAAATCCCGTGCACAGAGGAACGaagcaaacaataaaaaatggtgAATTTGTTACAACAGACGATTAGGCAAACAAAAAACTATGCCTAAAACGACAGCAACCAGATTAGTAGAAGCCCAAATACAATCAGAAAGGTGTATTCTTCTTCGCCATggcaaacacacacacaatcaCTCAAGCTATGGCAACCTGAATAAACTCACATCTTGTTAAGAAAAACACTTGGTCAGTTACTTTTCCTTCTATACTTGATCTTCTGGTCCTGCAAGTATGACCTGTAATTGCAAGCTAACCGTGAGGGACGAGAGCGTTTTCCAGCTATCAGGAAAGGGGACTGAACTTTTAATGCTAAAAAGATTATCTTGGCAtgtaaaatagaaagaataaaaaagtacCCCGTTGCAATCATAAGCGTATTTCCGGGCAAGCATTATCGCTGCATTCCTGTCTCGCTCTGATTCAAATGTTAATACAAATGAAAGGCTCTTCCTTGGTTGCCAAAACAAGGACCTTGCAGCAGTGTTGGCATTGGTTCTAACTCCACACAA
This genomic window contains:
- the LOC118033295 gene encoding phosphate transporter PHO1 homolog 3, with the translated sequence MKFGKEFASQMVPEWEEAYMDYDDLKTLLKDIKRMKQRKRQQGDLNRALTLYRTFSGLIQRQKHSAGSEDIENQAIRENSLKRNAFESYETFFLMAAEGGGEPEIVFLKRLGDEFDKVDRFYKSKVQEVMDEAEMLSKQMDALIAFRVKAENLQGLFNKYGDSNRLGSDVAAAGSSRIISMDVIEAGQSNRRQLDDLNDGTNDKHTNSMRGEIHEKKLKNSSRWKAASSELLNHVKLKRSPETPRSTIKGFFDISNQTEPKFSKKNLKKAEKQLKLAFNEFYYKLQLLKNYSYLNIQAFSKIVKKSDKITSKRTLNSFRNMMDFSHLGSSDDVIKLMERVELTFTKHFSNSNRRKAMDTLRPKAKKERHRISFSIGLFVGCTLALVLALVLIIHVRDLLNKEGKHRYMENMFPLYSLFAFVVLHMLMYAANIYFWRRYRINYTFIFGFKQGTELGYRDVLMLGFGLAVLALASVLANLDMEMDPRTKDYKALTELVPLGLVVLVLIICFFPFNFIYRTSRFFFITSLFHCICAPLYKVSFQDFFLADQLTSQVQALRSFEFYICYYGWGDYKRRQNTCKTSNIYSTFYFIVAVIPYWSRLLQCLRRLFEEKDMKQGYNGLKYFCTIIAVSTRTAYSFEKGLGRNIIAWIFSVIAAVYGTYWDLVMDWGLLQTQSTNWLLRDKLLIPYRSVYFGAMVLNVFLRFAWLQTVLNFQVPFLHRQAIIAVVASLEIIRRGLWNFFRLEYEHLNNVGKYRAFKSVPLPFDYKHDLIVASE
- the LOC118033294 gene encoding G2/mitotic-specific cyclin S13-7, producing MASRVQQQQAIRGEAVVGVNKNVKKMAAAAEGKNRRVLGDIGNLVTVRGIEGKQQPHRPVTRSFGAQLLANAQAAAAAENNKKQVCVKAEKVPAAGVDGVAAEARKVAVRKPAQKKVTVKPKPEEVTEISPDTEEKPGNKKKEGEGSTKKNKPTLSSVLTARSKAACGVANKPKGQVIDIDAADVNNDLAGVEYVEDIYKFYKLVENESRPNDYMDRQPEINEKMRAILVDWLIDVQHKFELSPETLYLTINIIDRFLSVKTVPRKELQLVGMSATLMASKYEEIWAPEVNDLVCISDRAYTHEQILVMEKTILANLEWTLTVPTHYVFLARFIKASIPEKGMENMVYFLAELGLMHYDTVMFCPSMVAASAVYVARCTLNKTPSWTETLEKHTGFSEPQLKDCAGLLVYFHSKAAEHRLQSVFRKYSKPERGAVALLPPAKSLLPGGLS